In Longimicrobium sp., the following proteins share a genomic window:
- a CDS encoding LysR family transcriptional regulator — MIHVSSSPEPRLLDSVELRHLRYFVAVAEELHFGRAARRLHMAQPPLSQQIARLESLVGYSLFERRPRVALTEPGKVLLAVARRTLAQVAQGIDSTRRAGRGESGVLTIGFAASAMLTALPRVFHAFRDRYPAVELRLREMSTSAQRDAIVAGFLDAGFLREPPADASLLAEPVVREPFVAVLPPGHARADEAVLPLGALADEPFVLFPRTVAPTLYDQVLGLCRDAGFHPKQVQEAQEWLTIVSLVDAGLGVSLVPASFRRLGWGGLSYHPLDRDGGRTTIALVRRREEPPPVLAAFIDITHEHFAALTG, encoded by the coding sequence ATGATTCACGTATCATCCTCGCCCGAGCCGCGCCTTCTCGATTCGGTGGAGCTGCGCCACCTTCGCTACTTCGTCGCCGTGGCGGAGGAGCTGCACTTCGGGCGCGCGGCGAGGCGGCTGCACATGGCGCAGCCGCCGCTCAGCCAGCAGATCGCGCGGCTGGAGTCGCTGGTGGGGTATTCGCTCTTCGAGCGCAGGCCGCGCGTGGCGCTCACCGAGCCGGGGAAGGTGCTGCTGGCCGTCGCGCGCCGCACGCTCGCCCAGGTGGCGCAGGGGATCGACTCAACGCGCCGCGCCGGCCGCGGCGAGAGCGGCGTGCTCACGATCGGCTTCGCCGCGTCGGCGATGCTGACGGCGCTGCCGCGCGTCTTCCACGCCTTTCGCGACCGCTACCCCGCCGTGGAGCTGCGCCTGCGCGAGATGTCCACCAGCGCGCAGCGGGACGCCATCGTAGCGGGCTTCCTGGATGCCGGCTTCCTGCGCGAGCCTCCCGCCGACGCATCGCTCCTGGCCGAGCCGGTGGTGCGGGAGCCGTTCGTGGCCGTCCTCCCGCCCGGCCACGCGCGCGCGGACGAGGCCGTGCTCCCGCTGGGCGCGCTCGCGGACGAGCCGTTCGTCCTCTTTCCGCGCACCGTGGCGCCCACGCTGTACGACCAGGTGCTGGGCCTCTGCCGCGATGCCGGCTTCCATCCCAAGCAGGTGCAGGAAGCGCAGGAGTGGCTCACCATCGTGTCGCTGGTGGATGCGGGGCTGGGCGTATCGCTCGTCCCGGCCTCCTTCCGGCGCCTGGGCTGGGGCGGCCTGTCGTACCACCCGCTCGACCGCGACGGGGGCCGCACCACCATCGCCCTCGTCCGCCGCCGTGAGGAGCCGCCGCCCGTCCTCGCCGCCTTCATCGACATCACCCACGAGCACTTCGCGGCGTTGACGGGCTAA